DNA sequence from the Deltaproteobacteria bacterium genome:
GGATGTCTAACGCCCGGGGACTACAGGCTCATCTGTCCTGACTGTCCGAGTGATGTGCAAAAGACAGCCAAGGAAATAGTGGACCCGGAGCACTTCGTCTTGAGAAGGACTGCCCCAATCTTCTGATTTAGGTCTTTCGATAACGCACCTCGAACGACGACATCGCATGATCGGGGAATACGACTGGAAACACTCGGACTTTGAGATATTGAAACTTGGGCAATCGGCCTGAGAGGAAAACGGCCCGGACGGAATCACCGTTCTGGCCGTTTTCTTTAGCGACCTGTTCCGGATTCGTCGGGCGACAGGGTTGGCCGACAGTGTTCCAACGGCCATGACCATTTCAAAAATTAGAAATATTGAGATTTTGTGAGTATATTTGAATTTTTATAAGAATAATTAACTATAAATGATATGATCTTGTTTAATCAATTACAGATCGATTTTATCGTTGATTTCAGTCTTTGCCTTTATTCGATCCATGCCTATCATGCCGACTTGTTAGCACTCATGGCCAACGAGTGCTAACAATCCACTCGCACAATCATAAAAATCGGAGGTAGACATGAAACTGAAACCTTTGCACGACCGGATCCTGGTCAAGCGTCTCGAGGAAGAAGAAAAGACCAAGGGCGGAATCATCATTCCCGACAGCGCCAAGGAAAAGCCCATCAAGGGAGAAATTCTGGCCGTTGGCCCCGGCAAGGTCGCCGACGACGGAAAGCGGGTCGCCATGACCGTCAAGGCTGGCGACAAGGTCATCTTCAATAAGTACGCCGGAACCGAGATCAAGATCGATGGTGCCGAGCAGCTCATCATGCGCGAGGACGACGTTCTGGCCATCATCGAGGCCTAGTTCCGGTCCTGCCCGTTTCAATCAAGAATCATAAATACAAGACAAGGAGAGACACATGGCTGCCAAAGTCATTCTATTCGACGCCAAGGCTCGTGAAAAATTGAAAAAAGGTGTGGACGTCCTGGCCGATGCCGTCAAGGTCACTCTGGGACCCAAGGGCCGCAACGTGGTCATCGAGAAGTCCTTCGGTTCTCCGGTCATCACCAAGGACGGCGTGACCGTGGCCAAGGAAATCGAGCTGGAAGACAAGTTCGAGAACATGGGCGCCCAGATGGTCAAGGAAGTCGCTTCCAAGACCTCCGATGTCGCTGGTGACGGTACCACCACGGCCACCATCCTGGCCCAGTCCATCTTTGCCGAAGGCGTCAAGCTCGTGGCCGCCGGCCGCAACCCCATGGCCATCAAGCGTGGCGTCGACAAGGCCGTCGTGGCCGTTGTCGCCGAACTCGAAAAGCTGGCCAAGCCCACCCGTGATCAGAAAGAAATCGCCCAGGTCGGCACCATCTCCGCCAACAACGATTCCACCATCGGCAACATCATTGCCGAGGCCATGAACAAGGTCGGCAAGGAAGGCGTCATCACCGTGGAAGAGGCCAAGGGCTTCGACACCACTCTGGACGTGGTCGAGGGCATGCAGTTCGACCGCGGCTACCTCTCCCCCTACTTCGTCACCAACGCCGACAAGATGACCTGCGAGATGGAGGATCCGCTGATCCTCATCAACGAGAAAAAGGTCTCCAACATGAAAGACCTTCTGCCCGTGCTCGAGCAGGTGGCCAAGGCCGGACGGCCCCTGGTCATCATCGCCGAGGACGTCGAGGGCGAGGCCCTGGCCACCCTGGTGGTCAACAAACTCCGCGGCACCCTGCAGGTGGCCGCCGTCAAGGCCCCCGGCTTTGGCGAGCGCCGCAAGGCCATGCTCCAGGACATCGCCACCCTGACTGGTGGCCAGGTCGTGTCCGAGGATTTGGGTATCAAGCTCGAGAGTCTGACCCTCGACGACCTGGGCAATGCCAAGCGCGTGGTCATCGACAAGGAAAACACGACCATCGTTGACGGCGCCGGCAATTCCGAGGCCATCAAGGCCCGGGTCAAACAGATCCGCAACGAGATCGACGAGACATCCTCCGACTACGACCGCGAAAAGCTCCAGGAACGCCTGGCCAAGATCGTCGGCGGCGTGGCCGTCATCAATGTCGGTGCCGCCACCGAGACCGAGATGAAGGAAAAGAAGGCCCGCGTCGAGGACGCCTTGAACGCCACTCGCGCAGCCGTCGAGGAAGGAATCGTCCCCGGCGGCGGCGTCGCTCTCCTCCGGGCCGAAAAAGCCCTGGAGAAGATCAAGCCCGCCGACGACGACGAGGCCGCCGGCGTCGAAACCGTCCGCAGGGCCTTGGAGGCTCCCCTCCGCCAGATCTGCGTGAACACCGGGTTCGAGGGTGCCGTGGTCGTGGCCAAGATTCGCGAAGGCAAGGATAGCTTCGGCTTTAACGCCGCCACCAGCGAATTCGAGGACCTGATCAAGGCCGGAGTCATCGATCCCAAGAAGGTCACCCGCACGGCCCTGCAGAATGCCGCTTCCGTGGCCTCCCTGCTCCTGACCACCGAGGCCGCCATCGCCGAGAAGCCGGAAGATAAAAAGGACATGCCCGCCATGCCGGGCGGCGGAATGGGCGGAATGGGC
Encoded proteins:
- a CDS encoding co-chaperone GroES; the protein is MKLKPLHDRILVKRLEEEEKTKGGIIIPDSAKEKPIKGEILAVGPGKVADDGKRVAMTVKAGDKVIFNKYAGTEIKIDGAEQLIMREDDVLAIIEA
- the groL gene encoding chaperonin GroEL; the encoded protein is MAAKVILFDAKAREKLKKGVDVLADAVKVTLGPKGRNVVIEKSFGSPVITKDGVTVAKEIELEDKFENMGAQMVKEVASKTSDVAGDGTTTATILAQSIFAEGVKLVAAGRNPMAIKRGVDKAVVAVVAELEKLAKPTRDQKEIAQVGTISANNDSTIGNIIAEAMNKVGKEGVITVEEAKGFDTTLDVVEGMQFDRGYLSPYFVTNADKMTCEMEDPLILINEKKVSNMKDLLPVLEQVAKAGRPLVIIAEDVEGEALATLVVNKLRGTLQVAAVKAPGFGERRKAMLQDIATLTGGQVVSEDLGIKLESLTLDDLGNAKRVVIDKENTTIVDGAGNSEAIKARVKQIRNEIDETSSDYDREKLQERLAKIVGGVAVINVGAATETEMKEKKARVEDALNATRAAVEEGIVPGGGVALLRAEKALEKIKPADDDEAAGVETVRRALEAPLRQICVNTGFEGAVVVAKIREGKDSFGFNAATSEFEDLIKAGVIDPKKVTRTALQNAASVASLLLTTEAAIAEKPEDKKDMPAMPGGGMGGMGGMY